The DNA window CCTTACCTTCCCAAGATATGCTTCAGCGatttccttcattttggttAAAACCATGGAAGAAATTTCTTCTGGGTAGAAGCtctttgtctctcctttgtattCCACCTGCACTTTTGGTCTGCCAGCATCATTCACCACAGTGAAAGGCCAGTGCTTCATATCAGACTGGACAACAGAATCATCGAATCTACGCCCAATCAACCGTTTTGCATCTGGAAAAGTCAGTGGACCACATTGAAGAATTTCATtcacagcacagaaatattAGTTTTATCCTAGAAAAACTGCACGAAAGCCTCTAAAGCCATACTTTATCTGGAATTCTGACCTTGCCAAAATATCCAACTAAGACTTCAAACTGCTTGTTGTGAGATGCAGACTTGTGTCAGCCAACACAGCAATGCTACAGCTGCCACACAGTAAGCCGAAGTAGAGGCTACAAACCACTTGGTAACTCAGTCAAGGCCACTTAACACTGGTCACCAAAAAGCCGTCTGCAGAAAGGCAACTCTGACTTCAGAGCATGGTATGAACTTGGCCATTCTTAACTCTGTTTTCCTATTCTGACTAAAACACAAGTTTTTAAGCTTAAGAGAAATCACCACCTTTGCTACAAATCAACAGCTAACATTGCCTATCACACGTGTAAGATCTCTACACACGAATCTTGCAGCCTTCTTACCGAAGACTGTATTGGTTGGATTCATTGCAACTTGATTCTTTGCAGCATCGCCAATCAACCTCTCTGTGTCTGTGAAGGCGACATAGCTCGGCGTGGTCCGGTTCCCCTGGTCATTGGCAATGATCTCCACCTTCCCATGTTGGAACACACCAACACAGGAGTAGGTGGTGCCAAGATCGATTCCGACAGCTGGTCCCTTCGACATCTTGTCTGGAAAGATAGAAGGAATTGGAAGGTATGATTAGTGGCTTATATTAATGGCTTATATTACAAATCGGCAACGGAATGTGCAGATGAGAataaaaattcttcaaaatttatttattttaaggtaaagttttttttcttatttccctttttgttaAGGTCTGCTGTTCAGCGCACGTGGCCGAGGCATTTAAAAGGCCCGGGTGCCGGCGCCCAGCCACGCGGTGCGGCCACATGGCCGCGGACTCCATTTCCCATCATGCCCCGCCCCGCGGGGATCACGTGGCCGCAGCCGCCATTTTGGGCGCGGGGAAGCGGCCCCTCCGCCGCGCGTGGGCCGAGCTTGGCAGCCCGCGGGGCCTGGCGCGGCCCCAGCCTCGCTGCGACGGGAACGCGGCTGAGGGGGGAGGGGAAACGGAGCCAGCGCAGAGCCCTCGGGGGCCGAGCGGCGAGCACGGCTCCTCCATTCCCCATGGGACCGCGGAGATCACCCCAGGAACCCGCACCCCCAATTCCCCAGCCCCGTTTAAATAAAACCAATGCGGAGCCACCGCCAGCAGCGGGCAGGGAAAGCGGAATCGAGCGAGCGCCGCTCTGCGGAGCCGCTTCCCCCCCCTCAAAGTGGGTTCAGCCCGCAGCGCCCAGGCCCCGCTCCCCCGCGCCCCGCTCCTCAGCCACCCAGCGCCCTGCCGCGTTCCCCACAAAGCGCTGCTACCCCCCCGGCCACCTCCAAGCCCCTCAGACCCCCCTTCGAGCCCCCACCCCCGTTACCTGAGCGGCGCGGGCTGCAGCTGGCGCGCACGGGAACTGCGCTGCTGGCGAGCGGCTGCTGAATGAGAGCGCTCGGCGCCCGCCCCGCTGCCTTTATATACCCCCGCAGAACCTTCCAGAAGGGCCCGCCCCTTTTCTCGGCCCCAGCCAATCCGCTCGCGCGGCCCGCGGAGCCGTCCGCCAATGGAAGCCCGCCGGAACCCACGCCCTCTGTGACGTCAGCAGGAAGGGGGCGTGGCCGCCGGCCGGCCGGTATTCTCGAACCTTCATGCGCTTTCCCCCCGCCGCCCACCGCCCCGCTCCGCTCGGCCCCCGCCCGCTACGGAAAGGGGCGGGGCTCCCCGCGCGCGGGAGCCAATCAGAGCCCTCCAGCGGCCGCGCGCGGGTGGTGGCACCGGCTGGAGGGGCGCGCGAGGGCGCGAACGGCAGCCAATGGCAGCGCGGCGCCGCAGGCTCGTTTGCATTTTTCCCGCGCCCCGGGCTAGCAGCGGCCAATGGGGTGGCGGCGCCGGGGGGGCTCATTTGCATAGCGCCGGGCTGGGGGtgacaagatggcggcgccccGCGGCCCCCGCCCGTCCCCGCGCGGCCCGGGCCGGCCGGGTTCAAGGCAATTAACGGCACGGCCCCGGCCTAATTAACGGCTCGGCCCCAGCTTAATTAGAGGCACGGCCTTGTTCCAGTCTGTTATTCTGAACACAGCCCCTTACTCTGACCTCTTACTCCAGCCCTAGCCCCTTACTCCAGCCCTAGTCTCTtactccagccccagccccttaCTCAGACCTCTTACTCCAGCCCCTTACAAAGACCTCCTACTCCAAACCCCTTGCTTCAGCCACAGTCTCTTACTCCAGCCCCTTACTCAGACCTCTTACTCCAGCCACAGGCTCTtactccagccccagccccttaCTCAGACCTCTTACTCCAACCTCTTACTCTAGTCACAGTCTCTTACTCCAGCCCCTTACTCCAGCCCCAGTCTCGCTCCGTCCCTtcccacagcagctgctcctgccgACCCTGctgccctctcccagccccatgtccctgccagccctgcctggcctcTGTGGGGAGGTGCTCACACAGCTCATTGTCAGTGCTACCCACGGTGCATGCTCTTGGCGTTTccagcagaaaagaaacagaggctGAGGACAGGGGAAAACTGGCTGTTCAGGTTCCCCTCCAGCAAGTTTTGGGATAAAGCAAGCAGACTGAGACAAACGGGTAAAGCAAACAGTCACCTGGTCACGGTGCCAGAGGCTGACAGCTGGTCAGGGGTCACGATCCAGCCTCAGCCCCATCAGCAGTGCTGTGAATTGCATCATGTCCACATGGCATAAAACACCGGGGGGAAAAAAGTGCATCCTGACCACGTGTTGTACTCTTAGGCAGTAGGAAAAGGtgcaagggaggaaaaaataaataaataaaattccacATTCTTGTTAACTGCTTAAAGTCTGGTTcttgggggtggggtggggagagtAGCAAATCTCTTCCTTCAGCCTTATCCCAGTCAAATGACCGTGTGCCCTCTGTGGTACCTcactgcctgcaccctgagccaGAAAGCTGTGAGCTTATCTTCCTTCCGCAGCCAGCTTGGGTTATGTCTACTGGAGAACATGACGCAGTCACCCTGCATTAGCTGCTGCTTGTAGCTCGTTATCGGACCACTAATGGGCAGGTTCCTATTGTTACCTGCCACCGGGTAGGAGCTGGCATGTGGCAGGTGCTGACCCACAGCCCTCAGTAGTTTGTGGCTCTGATTTGTGCTCTGCCATGCGCTGGAACCTGTTTTGGGACCTCTGGGAGAGCACAGAAGGCAGCACCATGGGTTGGAATTTGGGTGCACATGGTCAGAGAGACGGAGGTGCagcaggaaaaggagagggGTTGAGGCACTGACCTGGGAATAAGGGTACGCCCGTGTGCCTTTAAAGATAAAGGGCAATGAGCCACCAATTAGGGGCAATATGAATCCCATACACTGACCAGGGATGGCATGCAAGGCTACTCCACCCTGAGCAGAGTACAGGCTGCTGAGCTCTCTGCTCCCGGGCTGCCCCTGAGAGCCCCCCAGTTTGCACCAGTTTGTACCAGCACATTGCGCTCCAGGTCTCAggggagctgtgctgccagcaagaCATTGCCTGCGCtgttttttggctttgttttttaaatcacgAGCAGGATTTCAGCAGGACCTAAGAATAGTGCTACCGGCCCTTTGAAATAAAGCAATGACACTCTGATGTGCAACTGTACTTTGCACAATGGCCTGATGGCAAGGGAAGGCAGCCTAAGGAAGCAGTGAGTCAGTGCGGGGAGGAGAGCAGTCTGGCAAATGACTCATTACATTAGAAATTAAAGGCTGCTTAACACACTTGACTAAAGTAGCCCGCTTACTGCGAATCAGAAAAATTAAGGCCCAGCAGGCTGGACACTGCCAAGTGTTTTGTGTTGCGTTTCTTTGTTATGCTTTCTTAAACAATGAATGgcaactttatatatatatttaagccaGTTTCGTACATTGCAGATCAAGCACGTTTAACACAGAGGTAGACAGAGAGGGGAAATTGTCAAAGGCATGCTTCCTATTCACAGTAACGGCATCTGCACGCCCCAGCTGAAGTTTGGAAATGATGCATTTCTAATGCagcccttccccttccccccatGTTCTTCCCCTTCAGCACGGCAGTACAAACTGAGCCAGGGTAAAAATAACCCAAGATTCCTGATACTGTAGAAAAGCATGCAATTGCACAACTCCTCTTGAAATGCGTATCGCCTAATCAGGATTTTGGATGTCATCAACTCAGAAGTGAGCCAGTAACAGCCTTTCCCCATGAATCAGGGATAAAAGGGCACACCTATGAGACCACTGTTGTCACTGTTTTAAATGCTGTGTAATTTAATTATGTTGCAACTTTTACTCCCAGATTTCTGTAGAGAGGATTGCTGATGTGAGACCTCTGCACAAAACACCCTGGGGGAAAGAAGGCTGAAAGCATTGCGAGAGGAAATCAACCACGGTCGTATTTAGTTAGCCTAAATTCCACCTACATCTCCACGACTGGAGATTCCTGTTAGCTAGTTCAAAATGTTTATCTGCAGACGAGATCTAAGCTGTCTGAAAACAGCCCTTAGTTGTTCAAGGTTTCATTGTCATCTCCTGCACAGTTCAGGAGATGAACTGAAACGCACCGGGTGGCTCAGAAGCAAGCCCTGTGTATGTGGGAGTAGGAGAGCAGTGTTGCTGTGAGATTTTTATCTGTGCTGTGTCTGCACTGGCAGTATTTACCATATTAGCCTGAAGCAGCTACGTCCTCAGCCAGAACATCTCAGGTGAAATAGCTGCATGGAAGTCAAAACTCAATTTACTTCGATCCACCTGAGATTTCACATATTTCATACTATGTCACATAATTCAGACTGAACAAATCCCCAAGAAAAAACTGCAGCTTCCCTGCAATTTCTACACAAATGTGCACGTAGTCCTTCTTAgcttaaaaatagtatttttaccCCCGTATCTTTTTTCTTAGATTCAACTCGACAGCATACAACATATCATAGCACAGAAGACAGAGCATTAGCACAAGTTTAGTTGAGCTGCAGCACTTCAGCTgcagcatatttatttataaaacaaccaaccaaaaaaaaattatgaaatcaTTGATTCAAAGGAAtcaataataaatatttgctttcctctgagttGTTCAGACACAGTACAAGTACACCAATTATAGCAGAGAGAAGAGATGTAAGCTCAGTTTAGCTGCTGAGACAAAAGCTACATAAAACTGTACGCATTTAATCACACTAGTAATAACTGGTATATGACAGTAAATGCTTTAAGTACACTATTTTACAAAATAGAGTTTGGCTTATGGTTCATTTGTTTCCCTTGTGCAACTCCTGATAGCATCATCTGGAGCCCAGAAAACGTCCCCTTGAAAACAAAATCCCTTAGAAATGATCTCTTTCTCATATTTCCTTTGAGTAATGAACTTTTTCGGGCTTTGTGCTAGCAACTGAAGCGCGGAATTGATTTGGTGCTCACCTGTGAGATCACCGGTGTGCGGGCTGAAAAGCACCACTTCATTACAGACTTAATGATTTTAAATCACCACGCTTTCTGGCCAGGGCCATACATTTTAATGCCATGGCAGGAGAGGGCCACAGTGTTTTTCCTGACACGGTTTTGTACACAGGGCAGTCCACACGTGCATGGATAGCAGGCACAAGACCTCCTGCTTCCTGACCAGGGCCAGGAATCATCACACACCAGGCTTCAGCAATTGCTTCCGACTTTTCCCCAAGGCCCATAAATCTTTCACCCCTTGGAGGCAGATGGCTGACAGGGAGTGATTTCCctgctccaggaaagctggaTGCCAGGAGAGGGCTGCCATAGAGGCTCCGGCCAGCAGCCTGCTCCCCAAGGCCTCCAGGAAAGCATCTGCTTGGTGCAGGCCAGGCAAATCGTAGCTGGCAGCAAGCAGCCCCCAGGCTGTAGGCAGAGCACCCTTCTCTTTGCTAATTGCAAGCCTGGCCTGTGACTCAAAGCTAGCTGACAGTATTTGGTGCTTAAACTGTAACCAGCGGAGCCGCTGGAAGTGTTACCCTCATTTTGTGGTAATCAGCTGCTGGTTGCTCAGGCGCGTGTGCTTTGCTGAGAAATTCACCCCTGGGTTTCTCTGCATGGAACAGGTGTTCCCAGATGACCTGCTGAGGTAAATCAAGCACAATAGGCAACCATAAAACCACGAACTACTTCAGAAGTACTTCTCATGTCTTTCCTCAGGACTTTCCTAGCTCTGGAGAGCCTCGTAAGCACCTTGCAGTGCCTAGGCCTCCAGGgcccacaaaaaaagaaaaagaaaaaaaaaagcaacagcaggAGAGTCAcagacacagctgctgcttccaaaCAGCCACAGCCAAATTCACCAGAACAAAGCTGACCCaggaaggcacctctggagtAACCAGGGAAACCGCCTGGGTAAAATTGCAAGGTATCCGATACCAGGAGCCTTCATAAAAGTAAAAGCTTAACAAACAGCTAATCCGCTTGTTTAAATCTGTGACTCAAGACCTTCCCTGCCCAACAAGTGAGTATTTTGTCATACTGAGGGTGGTTAGGTGGCTGTGGTACAGAGAACAAGCAGAATCTCAGCATGTGGGATGAAAATGGGTGGTTGCTATTAGGAAGAAAAGTCCTCAGGTAGTATAGGGCAAATTTGAAACCTGTTTCTCATACAGATGTAGCCCAAACAAGACCTCATTTTAATCAGATTTTCTAAGATCTCAAGCTTGTAAACTAGAATGCTGAGTCTCAGAAAAAGAGATTAATTACAATCCCTAGAGTGAAAGAATCAGAAATCTGTGGGTCTTCTGAGCTGATCCATCTGTAGATGCATTCCACAAATTGGAGAAAACCTTCCCTCCCTCagattaaagattttttttattcttttgtaatGGAAGATCATTAATTTAGGAATACAGGAATTTAGAACATAAAAACTCAGTGTCTTCTGTGTAGCAGTGGTCAGAACCAAGTCCTTCAGAGGAAAGTGTTAATGACAGTATTAATGACAGACAATTATGGGAACGCCTGCCTCCAGGGGAAGGCCTGCCCCTATCTCTCATCATTTCTTATTGGCCTTTCACTTGAAGCACAAGACTATACCCCTTAAAAATGTCTATTCTGACTAACAGTCACAggaagggttttgtttgtttttattttgattcttgaaatttttgtttatttatttattaagagtCCTGCTAATGTTTAAGCCTCAAATATAGAATGTGGCCCACAGGTTGATATCTAAGTGTGACACTGCACGcagatattttcttccttttttcactGCACCTGTTTACGTGTCCCCAGTGTGTTTCCCTCATTACATGCTCCGTCACTGCATCTTCAGTCTTACCTGGATGCCCAAAGGTCAGTCCAAAAACACTCTTTGTTCAACCTTGGGAAGAGCTCTCCAAGGCTTCTATTGCGTGGCTCACCCCAAAACTGGTGAATTCAAAACCTGGTAATCCTTCAAAAGCTTCCTCCCGGCTTTTTGGTAGATCGGCGGCCCTCAGTTTTTGAGGTATGCCTCCATTTTGGATTAAGCACCCAATTCTCATCTCACTAAGGCTCATTTGACACAGATACAACTCCAGTGGAGTTACTGCAGCTTTACAGTGCTGTCCATAAAAGCAGAGTCCAGCTCCTTGCTGTATCTCTCAGGATGCATCAATAATGTTATTCTGGCAATTAAAGCACCTCTGTTTCCTTGACATATAGGCTTCTTTCTCTTTAGTAGAGTCTAGTTCACACACGCCTTAATTCTGCATCTCTTGACCTTTTTGAGTTatcctttcctttctgctttagTTACAGCTTCCAAAAGTATTTCACTAGAAGAATGAATGCAGAAAATGTGAAGTGTTTGTTCCCTTTGAGGTTTGACCACCAGGCTAGCCTCAGCAGAGGCTACCTCAAAATCTTCAGGTGAGACAATGCATCTTTTAGTAAGTTCTCCAAAAACAGTACAAGAGACTTTCCTCTCCCCTTTAAATCTCACGAGAATATTGTGTCTTTTTGTCTTCTATTGAtcccttttaaaaaatcctgaagTTTGGCTTCATTTCATTTGTACAGCTCTTAGCTGACATTTTTCAACTGTCGTTTTAAAATGCTCAGCGTTCCATTTCCAACaaggtaattaaaataaaaagctcccctttcccctcaaaTTTatccttcttaaaaaaaaaaaatctgtatcagAACCCCAAGTGCTGGAAGATACAAGAAAGAGTTGAGTGGGAGGGCTTCTTGTTGTGTCAATAATCACAAGTGATTAAAATTAAGCTGACCAGGGAGATAACTAGCTAATCTAACAATTCCTATGTGGCTGGTGGTGTGTGAAGTGCTTCTGGATGGCAGGAGTCTCCAGGTGGCTGGTGAGCAGTCACACCGTCTGGAACGCCCGGCTTTGGGCAGGCACCATGACCTGCGTGGCTCCCATTTTCACCAGGTTAGCGTAGTCGACTTTCCTTGGCTCAGTTTCCTTCCCTTCCGTCTCCCTCTGGCTGTACTGGGGAGGAGTCAGATGGGGAGTAGCTTCTGTTGACAAAGTCCGTTGGCTGCGAGAGGCACTGTTGGCTGTCGACCTGGTTGAGGAGGAACCCGAGCGTGAGCTCCTGGAACCAGAGGATGAGGAACTGGGCTTGACAAGGTGGGCTTTGGGTGCCTCCGCGTCTTCTCTGCAATCAAACACAGCAGGGTTCAAATGCCACAAGAACAGAAACACTCCTATTTTTGCCAGACTGAATTGCTGCTGCGATGAGCAGTTGCGCACTGAAGTTGCAAGTCACCAATGCACAGTTGTCAAGCAGTTTGAGCAAGGTACAGGGTTTTCTGAGTTCTGTGCAACACAACTTGGTGGATTGAATTCAttactgctctgcagagctatCAGCCAAACAGATTTATAATACATGTGCACATGACTGGTTCTTTCTGTGTGGCTTTGAGGTCTGTGGACCAAATGCCAAGTGTCAGTGCAAAAGAGTTCAGACAGCACTGTCTGCTCTGCAATCTTTACTCATAATGACAAATTACCTCAACAGGACTAGCTGAGACCAGTTCATCAGTTTAACATATGTGGGTAGTGAAAGAAGTGCAAGAACTGGGCCCAGAGCGAGAAAAATCATGCATGAAAAGGTGATAGAGGAGgctcagatttaaaaataaaaaggtatgtgagatttgaaagcaaaagagaacaagaaaaagggaagggaataaATCAGCAAAGAATACCTTCTTGCTGTCCAAATAGGCAACCTGACTGTCAGCCAGTGTAATCAGCTACTGGATGGATTATAGAGATGCCTGCTTAACAGCACATAGATGTCATATGAGGGCAGGCAGTCCTTGGCAAACAGAAATAAGGATGGAACAAGGCGAGGGGGTTCTTCAAGGGCAGGAGGAGCTAAAACTCCTTCCTGGAAATATCTTTTTCCAGCACTTTCCTTCTCGAGGTTAAGCTCAATTGGCTACAGTCCAACCTCCGCTTAGAGGAGTGAGTGCAGACCTCACACACATGTAACAGATGAATTTAAAGAACATGCATCAGCATTCTTGGTACGCCCGTCCAGGGGTGAGGCTTTTCAACTCTGCACCCAGAAGCTCAGGGGATTTTTCTCCCTGAGCTAAATCCAGAAGCACAGTTGTTCAAAAGACTCAAGGAGGACTGTGAGAACCTGCCTGCCTCATAGTGTTCCCAACaggaaaaagcaatttaaaagaaaaatcaaacctcTCAGAACCATAAGGGCTGAGTTTAATCCTGGAGAGAACTATATAACTGCttgaaaatgctgaaattgTAAGCAAGAGAATAATTAATACTAAATTgcatttaatgtaattttattttgttttatgctaATCTGTCCtgggaaaaatatctttttttttttttttctctctattttgttttctggaaagtCTTCACAAGTATTATTCTCACAGTAACAAAAAATTGTCAGTGATATTTCAGGGAGGCTTTACAAGTTTTTTAGAACAACCTTTCACGACTGTTACTTAAAACATCTCAGTTACTTAACTGAGTGAAAAGAGACATTACTGTGGATCATGCTGGGTGTATGTGAAACTGAAAGAAGGGAGGGTAGGAGGTGGGGGATTAAATGAAAGGCGTTACCTGATTTCATTTGgggcctcctcttcctcatatctcttcttttctttcctccttatTGTCAGCCTCACCACCAGGAAAAGGAGGGCAAGTCCCACCACCACGccacaaactgctccagcaatCATACCAATATTTTGAGCTTCTGTtgtccagaaaataaatgtgttagCTGGTAAACTCCCAGCAGGAGTCATACGGTCAGATTCTAGTCCACACTGGGAATTACACCATCGTGTGTAAATCAGAACAGCATGTAATAAATTCGACTACTTCTTTTGGTGTCACCATGCAGAAATTGAACCAATTTATCTTAAAGCGCTTATTTCTGAACCTGAGCCAAGACTGAGAAAAGCATTCACCTCCAGAAGGGTGAGATCACAAGAGCTATGCCTGCAGCTGTGGGTCAGAATTGAAACGGGGAGGAGAAATCCTCACATAAGAGCCCAGAACCACACAAAGCACAGAGGTAGACAGGACAACCCACATCCAAAAAATAAGTACCAAGCAGTTTTGCAGAGGCAGAAGAGTGTTTGAACTACAAATACTTCCCCATGAGGTACAGATATTTCCCCAtaaggattttttccccttcaactCACCCTGAAATGATTACAATCTACTTGCAGAATGAATTACTcaattggaaaaaaagtgaCCTGAGGATGAcaaagaggaagggagaaaggaagaccGTACTGTGCAAATGCAAGGCATTTTTCATCCATAATAATAAAGTTAATGAGAGAACACTTCCTAATGTCTATGAGCCCTTGGCTGAACCTGTATGAAACTTCATTTCAGTGTTAGGTTGGGTTTGGCTGAAAGTTGTttccttcaggcttgtcccggTGGAGGGTTTAGCAAATCAAAATGAGGTTTCAAACCAATCCAATTGGTATAAAAGCTGCCAGCACGCTTTTACATCAGAGGGGAAGTAAAATGCCTGAGGGGAACAGGTTTTCTCTGCTACATGACCATATTCCAGTTATTTCAGGCCTGGTTGGGCAGACAAATTCCAAAGCTAAGGATCTCCACAGAAGAGACCTCTCTATTAGCAGCCTTTTATCACAACAAGGCCATCTCTTGCTGATCTCCCCCAAGTGCTGCACATAAAAACCTGCTAACCtgtattgttttattgtttgtacTTGCTGTCAGTGTTGGTGCCACGCTCCACCCTTTTTATTGCATGCATATGCAAAGACACAGGTACCTAGACACATACACACCCTCGATGTGGTTAATCAGGTagatcatttattttaatctctgATATTTTGGCCGGAATTTATTACTCCTGGATTAAAATCAAACTGTGTcaaaaagttgctttttaatttacattttactttAGTGTCTTTAGTTTACTGTCTCAAGTCCAACAAACATTTAATTTGGAATTTGAATGAGGGACTACTCACAGAGATTTTATATCTGACAGTAATCTCATGCAGTCATTACACCCAGAAATAACTAAAAGCTCTAAAAGCTGAAGATTCAGCAAACCCACTcaccttttcttcccccccaatATTCTATTAGTCATTCTCAAAACTCAGATTTTCTAACAGACCAAAACAGCTGAGCCCAAATAACATATTTACCACTCTAGGTTATAAGGACTGCTGAGCAAAACAGAAACGTAGTAAGAACTGTTGCATGTGATTCAAGTACAAAAGGGCAAAGGTGTGGCAGAGTTCATCAGCTGAAATAGGACAGCTGAGAAGCTGCACTGCTCATGTGGTAGGGAGAATATTAGTTATGTGCCAATACTCACGCTGCACTGTCACCTGTACAACACAGCTTTCTTGTCCAGCCTCATTGGTGGCAATACATTGGTATAACCCTGTACTCATCTGGGTAAGATTCTTCAGTAAGACTTGCCCGGGATTAGAAATGtctgaaacaggaaaaacaacacCAGGATTAACCAAAAAAGACTAAGTGACTATACGGGTGGATGGAACACAGCAGAACTCATTGAACCTCCAGATCAAATCAGCTCAAGAGCAATGACATCTCAAGAAAGCTCCTTGTCAACCTTTTGCAAAACACTACAGCTCAGACTTCCTTGTGCAGGGTGGAGCATGCCACAGCATCCAGCTGTAGCGGTGAGGAGCACTGATACACCATTGTTGTCACTGCTGGCAAGGGATCCCCAGTTAAAAGGCATGACTGTGCATGTGGGTGGTTATCTGGCTTTGAGCACACGGAGAGCTCCAAGAGGAAATGACCTGACTTACTGACTCTCGATGTGGGCGGCAGATGTTCAGCTCTCTCGTCCTCTTCATTTATGCGCTGCCATCGGTAGGAGATGGGGGCAGTGCCAGAGGATGAGCGGCACTGCAGGGACAGGTCTTTTCCTTCTGACAGCTCCCCTTCTAGCCAGCATTTGGGCTTGGAAGGCTTCTctataagaaagaaaacacaggtcatgcacacacagcagacTGTTTTCTCGGTggaatcccccccccccctttttttttttttttttttttggcaagaggACGCATTTAAGCAGCTTCCAAAAGCTGCCTTCTCTGGAAAGCATTGGGGAATTACACCACTGATACTTGTTCGTGGACTTCAACTGCAACCTTGTGCAACTTCATAGTCTAAAAAGTAGAGCTGGCTGGCTCAGACATAGAAATTACGGGGAAATTATGAGGAAGTCTGCCTCATGGATGCTTGCACCAGTGGAGCTGTAACACCACATTTCTCTCCTAGGTACTATTTAGAGaacttcctcccctcccctttctttgccatttcttccttttccccacAGCATCTGGCAGGCCACAAGCAGGGCTTCCATGGAATGATAGCATAAATGCCAAATGCCAACTGGTAAACTGGAATCAAGGGAGAGAAGTGCTAACCACAGCAGTTTATTCATCACCCTCATGACCTGGATCAGTCTGGGGTCCTCGGACATGAACCCCGAGTCCTCAGCAGGAGACTAGACAGAGTGATCACCACTAGGAAATCATTCTAGTTTGTGCGATGAGATCATAGAGGTAATTCGGAAAGAACAGTTCATGTGATTTTGCAAGTGTGTACACTTACCTCAAAACAGCTCTCTGGGCTCTTCCTGTGTGCTGTCct is part of the Anas platyrhynchos isolate ZD024472 breed Pekin duck chromosome 25, IASCAAS_PekinDuck_T2T, whole genome shotgun sequence genome and encodes:
- the CLMP gene encoding CXADR-like membrane protein, whose product is MQLHSVHSRGVPLNPVQVCLLFLGERKKKGGKVPLLPGDGMSALSILFLASCSVWLAEAQTEFKRVAEENVTLPCHHRLGLLEQGSLDIEWLLHISETVQKAVITYSGGRVYDDLNEEQKGRVSFTSNFRAGDASLQIISLQSSDAGNYICKVKKAGQYEWVRITLKVVEKPSKPKCWLEGELSEGKDLSLQCRSSSGTAPISYRWQRINEEDERAEHLPPTSRVNISNPGQVLLKNLTQMSTGLYQCIATNEAGQESCVVQVTVQQAQNIGMIAGAVCGVVVGLALLFLVVRLTIRRKEKKRYEEEEAPNEIREDAEAPKAHLVKPSSSSSGSRSSRSGSSSTRSTANSASRSQRTLSTEATPHLTPPQYSQRETEGKETEPRKVDYANLVKMGATQVMVPAQSRAFQTV